CTCCCGGGTGTTGCGATACTCTTCCTGTTCACGCTTGGACCAGCCCTGTATGCCTTCTACCTGAGCTTGTTCTCCTGGTCGCTGCTCAATCATATGCATTATGTTGGTTTGTCGAACTTTGGATTCCTGTTCACGTCGCATCTGTTTTGGACCGCGGTCGTAAACACCGTTACCTTTGCGTTGGTGGTAGTTCCCACACAGACGATCGTGGCGCTGTGCATCGCGGTGTTGTTGAATCAGAATCTACCGGCCAAGGGGTTCTTTCGGCTCGCATTCTTCTTCCCCGCCGTGAGCTCATCGGCGGTGATATCGATAATATTCATGTGGATCTATAACAAGTTCGGAATTCTGAATGGCTTTCTCAGTATTATCGGTATCCACGGACCCAACTGGTTGGCGAATCCGTTGTTCGCGCTGAAGGCCATCATGATTATGAATATATGGACGACATCCGGATATTTCATGGTGGTATTCCTCTCGGGATTGCAGGCGATACCACAGAATATCTACGATGCCTCGCAGATGGATGGTGCGAGTGTGTGGCAGCGATTCATTCATATCACCGTTCCCTTGCTTCGACCGACAACCTTCTTCGTGGTTATCATGGGCATGATCGGCACTCTGCAGATGTTCGATCAGTCCTTTATCTTGTCCGGTGGGACAGGGGGACCGCTTCACTCGACGACCACGATCGTATTGCTGATCTACCAGTACATATTCAGCTATGGGAAGGTCGGTTATGGCGCGGCGGCGACGGTTCTCTTGTTCGTGTTGACGATGGGGATCACCTTAGTGGTGACGAAGTGGCTTGGGAAGCCGATCGAGTATTAGGTGTGATGATGCAAAATACAAGGCGAAGATCACGGCGTATCAGGCGTCATATTTCACGGTGGTTCTATCTGGCCATTCTTACCATGGGTGCGCTGGTGATGTTCATTCCGTTCGCATGGAGCCTTTCGACGTCGCTGAAGCCATTATCGGAGTCGCTGGTCTATCCCCCGGTGTGGATTCCCCATATCTTTGACTGGGAGAACTACGTCAAGATCTGGCATCTTGTACCGCTGGCGCGGTGGTTTGGCAACAGTGCCATCGCCGCCATTGGGGTGACGATTGGCAATCTGATCTGTGACTCCATGGCTGGTTATGCACTTGCACGCGTTCAGTTCCGTGGTCAGCGGTTGATGTTCATTGGCGTGCTGGCGATGTTGATGGTGCCATTCCAGTCGGTTATGTTGCCGGTATACATTCTGCTACGTGCCTTTGGTCTGCTGGACAACTATTATGGGCTCATCATTCCCCTCGCGGTGCAAGCGGTTGGCATCTTCTTGATGCGTCAGGCCTTCTTGAACTTGCCGAGCGACCTTGAGGATGCCGCCATTATGGATGGAGCCGGCAGGTTTCGAATGTTTTGGCAGCTCAGCCTTCCACTCGTGCTCCCGTCATTGTTGACCCTAGCTTTGATCTCATTCATGTTGTCATGGAACAACTTTCTCTTGCCATTGCTGGTTGCGAGTAGACCGCATCTTTGGACAGTTCCCCTTGGTGTGGTCATGTTTCAACAGGAGTACTTCGTCAACTGGCCATATCTCATGGCAGCTGCGGTGATGACGACGATTCCGGTGGCGGTTATCTTTCTCGTCTTCCAGAAGTGGTTCGTCCGTGGAATAGCAACAACGGGCATGCGCTAGTGCGGCGGTCCAGGGCGCGTGCACCTTTGCATTTCGGACCACGACCATCGGGGCCTACGAATCATTATGGCCCGAGGCGAAACCACCGATGAGTGACGCACGACCGTCGAGTTAGCGTAGACGTAGCTTCGCCCGTCATCATAGGTAAGTTCGCTGATTGGATCAAGTGCTAGTCGATGACCTGGGATCCCGGTTGGGTGGCCCCAATGTAAATTCTCAAGGTTGAGAGACGTGTTTTGCCAGTGTGACTTTGAATGTCGAGGACGATGTTGTGGTTTCTCTATGTTCTTTTGTCGAAGTTCGTTTGGACCTAGTGCGTGGTGGACGTGGGTAGCACTCGCGTGGGGTCTGTGATACGGTGGTGGCGGGCGTCGTCTGCCATCGGGGTTACTCGTCGAGGCTCACACCCCCGTGCTCTGGCTTCTTGTTCTCCAGTGATGACCGGATCTCGGGACTTGATTATCCGTCGGCAATCGCGTTTGAAGATCGATGATTGCTCAATCCTGCGCGTTCAGGCGTCGATGCTATTGAGAGAGTTGGCCGAGTTGTCTTCGAGGTGGGCGATGACGTTGGGAGTCGTAGAATTAGGAGCCTTTACTGCAAATGGGATCCGACGTTCTTCTGCAATGCGAAACATGAGTAGATGAACGGTATCGGAGCCTGATAAGTCCATCGCTTCTAGGACCTCGGTAGCGCGTTAGAGATTAGCTGCCCGGACTGCACCTCGCTCAACATGGGAGCTACTACGCATCGACATTGTTCGTTTCGATCATCGAGCCGACAGATACAGAATGACTCATCGGCAATCGGAACTGTGTGTATCGACGCAGTTCTGCAGCCGGCAAGCTCCTCGGCAAGTGGTACAATGAATTGTACTAACGACGAAGAGAGGGTAATCGTGACCATCACCGCCAGCGAGGCCCGCAAGAACCTGTTTCCGCTCATCGAGCAAGTTAACGATGACCGCCAGCCGATCGAGATCACCTCTCGCCGGGGCGATGCTGTGCTCGTGTCGCGAGCCGACTGGGACGCGCTGAACGAGACGGCCATGCTGCTGCGAGTGCCTGCCAATGCCCAATGGTTGATCGAGAGCCTGGCCCAAGCTCGCGCCGGTCTACGGGAAGAGCACACCCTCGATCGGAGCTAGGTGCGCCTTGTATTCACTCCTCGCGGATGGAAGGACTACGTTTGGTGGCAGGCAAATGACCGTGCAACCCTGAAGCGGATCAATCGCCTGATCGACGATGCTCTACGCGATCCGACGACGGGTATTGGCAAGCCGGAGCCGTTGCGCCATCTGCTCGCCGGATGCTGGTCACGGCGGATCGATGAGGAGCATCGGCTGGTGTATCTCGTAGATGGTGAGGACTTGATTGTTTTACAGGCCCGTTACCACTACGAGGCATAGAATGCTGAGGAGCGATGTGGATCCCAAAGCACGACCGCCCCGCCGTATGCTCGCTCGCGGATCCTGCAGAAGTGCAAACAGCTCTTCGATACGGAAGTTCTGTACGCGTCCCACAAGCCGTTCAGCTACTGGAATGGCGATCCTGCACCGCGACCGTATGCGAGGATGCGTTGGCGATAGGTCAAATAGGGTACCGACCGGTCGAGTGGCCCTCTATCACCTTCTGCGCAACGCTCACGTTATCTTGATGAGCAAAACCTCCATGGGGATAGAGAAGTTCAAAGTGACCAAGTCGAGCGATTTAGCTCTCGTGGTACCATCAAGTCAACCCAGAAGGAGGTGACCTTTGACCGATATATACACTTCAGGCGATCCTTCCTGCACCCTCCTGGGGGCGGCATACTTCAGCGAGAATGGTCGGCAGGTATAGCGAGAATACGCACAACTAAGACCTCGGTTCTGCTACTCGCAGGCTTATGATCATCGTCGTGCCACCTCCGGCAGTGTCGTCGAGCGTGAGTTCACCTCCCATGGCTTCAATGAACCCTTTGGCCACCGCCAACCCAAGACCTACACCATTGTCGCTATCTTGATGACCGAGCCGTTGGAAGGGCATGAAGATGCGGCTCCTGTCTACAGCTGCTATGCCTGGCCCTCGGTCGACGATCCGCAGTTCCATCCAGTCATCCGGTTGGTGACCGGCGACGACACGCACCGGGGTATGTTGGCTCGATGCAGAGAGAGCGTTGGCCAATAAATTGGCGACTGCTCGCTCAAGCAATGGCGGGTCTGCTTGTACTTGAGGCAAAGTTTCAGGTACTTCGAGGTCGAGCTGGTGATCGCTGGGCGGGAGGGAGATTAAAGCGGCTGAGACGATCTCGTTAAGTGCCACTGGCTGGAGACGAACGATGAGCGCTCCAGTCTGTATTCTACTCATGTCTAGTAGGTTGAACACCAAGGCGTTGAGGCGATCGACTTCGGCATCTATCGTTTCGAGAAGAGTCCTAGCGGCTGTCAAGTCCCATGTTGCGTCGTCCGGGAGGAGGCTCGTTACCGCCACCTTAATGGAAGCGAGCGGTGTTCGAAGATCGTGACTGACGGCGACCAGTAGCGCTGTGCGCACATCATTGGCCTTGGCCAGAGCCGCTGCCTCGGCTGCTTGTTCTCGAAGCTGCCGGTTGGCTACAGCAACCGCTATCTGGGTCACGAAGATGCTGAGCATCTCTCGATCCTCGGCCCGTAACCGCGCAGAGTCAAGCACCAGCAGCAGGTCGGAGCCTATCGGTATGCTAAGAGTTGCTTCCTTGGGCGAAGAGGGTGGATGTGGTCCAGTTGCGATTTCTGGAGTCCAACCCTCGTCAACGGCACGTAGAACAGCGACCCCGTCTACTAAGAAGGTGCTGTATATCTCCTC
The Ferrimicrobium acidiphilum DSM 19497 genome window above contains:
- a CDS encoding carbohydrate ABC transporter permease, producing the protein MTVLTTSKTPAAASPQRSGRGPLRLFKPSRRARDARIGFAMTLPGVAILFLFTLGPALYAFYLSLFSWSLLNHMHYVGLSNFGFLFTSHLFWTAVVNTVTFALVVVPTQTIVALCIAVLLNQNLPAKGFFRLAFFFPAVSSSAVISIIFMWIYNKFGILNGFLSIIGIHGPNWLANPLFALKAIMIMNIWTTSGYFMVVFLSGLQAIPQNIYDASQMDGASVWQRFIHITVPLLRPTTFFVVIMGMIGTLQMFDQSFILSGGTGGPLHSTTTIVLLIYQYIFSYGKVGYGAAATVLLFVLTMGITLVVTKWLGKPIEY
- a CDS encoding carbohydrate ABC transporter permease is translated as MQNTRRRSRRIRRHISRWFYLAILTMGALVMFIPFAWSLSTSLKPLSESLVYPPVWIPHIFDWENYVKIWHLVPLARWFGNSAIAAIGVTIGNLICDSMAGYALARVQFRGQRLMFIGVLAMLMVPFQSVMLPVYILLRAFGLLDNYYGLIIPLAVQAVGIFLMRQAFLNLPSDLEDAAIMDGAGRFRMFWQLSLPLVLPSLLTLALISFMLSWNNFLLPLLVASRPHLWTVPLGVVMFQQEYFVNWPYLMAAAVMTTIPVAVIFLVFQKWFVRGIATTGMR
- a CDS encoding type II toxin-antitoxin system Phd/YefM family antitoxin, giving the protein MTITASEARKNLFPLIEQVNDDRQPIEITSRRGDAVLVSRADWDALNETAMLLRVPANAQWLIESLAQARAGLREEHTLDRS
- a CDS encoding Txe/YoeB family addiction module toxin, which encodes MRLVFTPRGWKDYVWWQANDRATLKRINRLIDDALRDPTTGIGKPEPLRHLLAGCWSRRIDEEHRLVYLVDGEDLIVLQARYHYEA